One Bacteroidota bacterium genomic region harbors:
- a CDS encoding ABC transporter ATP-binding protein — protein sequence MNTVIKVENISKQYKLGTIGAETIIQDVNRWWHRVRGKADTFVKIGQKDFSGNNINNEYLWALKDISFDVKQGEVLGIIGKNGAGKSTLLKILSQITTPTTGNIKIKGRIASLLEVGTGFHPELTGRENIFLNGAILGMTKSEIKKKFDEMVDFSGVEKYIDTPVKRYSSGMYVRLAFAVAAHLEPEILILDEVLSVGDAEFQKKCLGKMKDVSGAGRTVLFVSHNMAAISSLCNRLFILENGQAGYLGDVGKGIDHYLDYGDHSKGYADLQDKKSEMWKENKNFSRLLSIETLDKNNKRQSAFKMGSTLKIMVKFEMTNHQKNIELGIFIKGVRQEVLGMLSSASEGFNDFSTGIQEIEVEIPALLLLPSEYTIGVWIVHHREVDCACENAIVIDVVSDNLTGHFVDYDRFRGYGNFIRSKWSTQLTEAL from the coding sequence ATGAATACAGTCATTAAAGTAGAAAACATTTCCAAACAATATAAGCTCGGAACAATTGGAGCTGAAACCATTATACAGGACGTGAACAGATGGTGGCACCGTGTTCGGGGGAAAGCAGATACTTTTGTAAAAATTGGTCAGAAAGATTTTTCAGGCAATAATATAAACAATGAATATTTATGGGCGTTGAAGGATATCAGTTTTGACGTAAAGCAGGGAGAGGTACTTGGCATCATTGGAAAAAACGGAGCGGGAAAATCTACACTTCTCAAAATTCTTTCCCAAATTACAACTCCCACAACCGGAAACATAAAAATAAAAGGAAGAATAGCCAGTTTGCTTGAAGTTGGTACAGGATTTCATCCTGAGCTTACAGGAAGAGAAAATATTTTTTTGAATGGAGCCATACTTGGAATGACTAAATCTGAGATCAAAAAAAAGTTTGACGAAATGGTGGATTTTTCCGGAGTTGAAAAATATATTGACACGCCTGTTAAAAGATATTCTTCCGGAATGTATGTTCGGCTGGCATTCGCTGTTGCGGCTCATCTGGAACCTGAAATATTAATACTTGACGAAGTGCTGTCTGTTGGAGATGCTGAATTTCAAAAAAAATGTCTTGGAAAAATGAAAGACGTAAGTGGCGCAGGAAGAACGGTGCTTTTTGTGAGCCATAATATGGCTGCTATTTCTTCTCTTTGCAACAGATTGTTTATTTTGGAAAATGGACAAGCCGGGTATTTGGGTGATGTGGGAAAAGGCATAGATCATTATCTGGATTATGGGGATCATTCAAAAGGATATGCAGATTTACAAGACAAGAAATCAGAGATGTGGAAAGAAAATAAAAATTTTTCAAGATTGTTAAGCATTGAAACACTTGATAAGAATAATAAAAGGCAAAGCGCATTCAAAATGGGAAGCACATTAAAAATAATGGTGAAGTTTGAAATGACAAATCATCAAAAGAACATTGAGCTGGGAATTTTTATAAAAGGTGTAAGGCAGGAAGTACTTGGCATGCTGTCGAGTGCATCGGAAGGGTTTAATGATTTCAGTACTGGCATTCAGGAGATTGAGGTGGAGATTCCGGCATTGCTCCTTCTTCCGTCTGAATATACAATCGGTGTATGGATTGTACATCACAGAGAAGTTGATTGTGCCTGCGAAAATGCAATCGTTATAGATGTTGTTTCCGATAACCTTACAGGACATTTCGTAGATTATGACAGGTTTCGCGGATATGGAAATTTTATCAGAAGCAAATGGAGTACACAACTAACTGAAGCATTATGA
- a CDS encoding ABC transporter permease, translating into MVEKDEWTHIIKSKSSWLNIKLSQLWSFRDLIFLFVKRDFTATYKQTILGPLWHFLQPIISSFIFTFAFSFIAKISTENIPPVLFYLSGIVPWSYFAECTTRTSNTFVQNAGIFGKVFFPRMVVPVSSVLSNLIRFSVQFCLFLIFFFVYYLKGNVAIHPNYFILLFPVLIITMAFLGLGIGMIVSSLTIRYRDLSNLVGFGVQLLLYLSPVIFPVSIWPEKIRWIIFANPMTSIIEIFRYGFLGIGSFNLTSLLYSMCVAVVLLLTGIIIFNRVEKNFIDTI; encoded by the coding sequence ATGGTGGAAAAAGACGAGTGGACTCATATAATAAAATCAAAAAGCAGTTGGTTAAATATTAAATTAAGTCAGTTATGGTCTTTTCGCGATTTAATTTTTTTATTCGTAAAGCGGGATTTTACCGCCACATATAAGCAAACAATCTTAGGTCCGCTGTGGCATTTTTTGCAGCCGATCATAAGCTCATTCATCTTTACATTTGCATTTTCTTTTATTGCAAAGATTTCTACTGAAAACATTCCCCCCGTGCTTTTTTATTTATCCGGTATTGTGCCATGGAGTTATTTTGCTGAATGCACTACCCGCACTTCAAATACATTTGTGCAAAATGCCGGCATATTCGGCAAAGTTTTTTTTCCAAGAATGGTTGTTCCTGTTTCCTCTGTGCTTTCAAATCTTATCCGTTTTTCAGTTCAATTTTGTCTCTTTCTGATTTTCTTTTTCGTTTATTACTTGAAAGGGAATGTTGCTATTCATCCTAATTATTTCATTCTGCTATTCCCCGTACTTATTATTACTATGGCATTTCTTGGACTGGGAATAGGCATGATTGTTTCTTCGCTTACTATACGTTACCGTGATTTATCAAATCTCGTTGGATTTGGAGTGCAACTGCTTTTGTATTTATCTCCTGTGATTTTTCCTGTCTCCATCTGGCCTGAAAAAATTCGTTGGATAATTTTTGCCAATCCCATGACATCAATCATCGAAATCTTTCGCTATGGTTTTTTGGGTATCGGTTCATTTAATCTTACTTCTTTATTATACAGCATGTGCGTGGCAGTTGTACTTCTTTTAACAGGAATCATTATTTTCAACAGGGTAGAAAAAAACTTTATTGATACTATTTAA
- a CDS encoding polysaccharide biosynthesis tyrosine autokinase: MASKTNTIIDINDIKKIAQIFIDNLLIIISFLAISIIAAYFYSYKLPKIYAAKTQLLLKSQETYSYQEGLYNGLGMYTGFEKMSNERNVLTSTDIIAQTISKLTMDVSYFIVGRIQTKEVYAGMPFKVEAKIFSDKFYEFPFTIKMIDTENYEISYDENGIQTVIKNKFGEPLIKNDYYLLIKKSAVVTNTSISSFREITYQFVVHDSNNLIYTYKNSLEVENIEWTAILEVTLENESPERAITFLDTLSKVYIQNSLKTKVRVNENTIRDIDRQLSQIIFILDSIENMMEDYKESKSILNLTKEESTYYENLTKFEISKRGLEMQLKTIAYLKNYITSNMNKELLPPALYIEATDAYLNKAIAELYNYQVQINSSLFTTTEKSTGVKELEYKIELLRNDILKYLVNSEKAANEKIESVDGEIAYYEGMLKGVPRNQRQILNIDRKLQVNEKMYLYLLEKRAETVIARSGIISETSVIESAHSIGIVKPDLKKIYYSFMSAGLLLALVIALIRSFFFVKIESADELRERTTLAVLGEVFHSKETKGSYLVVDAQPRSFITESFRSIRTNLEYLVPDAKCKTILITSNRPNVGKTFCSVNLGAILAKGGKKVLLIELDLHKPKIHSAFNLSSEYGMSTLLIGKHPPTDAILKSSIENLDIVLSGPTPPNASELILSSHLASFMEYAKANYNYVIIDTPPMGIISDALLVMKYSNINLFVLNTKLGPEEGLKYAHHVIENHKAVGFSFVLNNVRQRFSRYYYKRYKYVYGYSAPQES; encoded by the coding sequence ATGGCTTCCAAAACCAACACCATTATTGATATTAATGATATTAAGAAGATTGCGCAAATCTTCATTGATAACCTGCTGATTATTATTTCTTTTCTTGCTATCTCCATCATTGCCGCCTATTTTTACTCCTATAAACTTCCTAAAATTTATGCCGCTAAAACCCAGCTGCTGTTAAAATCTCAGGAAACATATTCTTATCAGGAAGGGTTATATAATGGATTGGGGATGTACACCGGGTTTGAAAAAATGTCAAATGAAAGAAACGTGCTCACTTCAACCGATATTATAGCACAAACCATATCAAAATTAACCATGGATGTTTCTTACTTTATTGTAGGAAGAATTCAAACAAAGGAAGTGTATGCAGGCATGCCGTTTAAAGTTGAAGCTAAAATCTTTTCCGATAAATTTTACGAATTTCCCTTTACAATAAAAATGATTGATACGGAGAATTATGAAATTTCATATGATGAAAACGGAATCCAAACAGTCATAAAAAATAAATTTGGCGAGCCGTTAATCAAGAATGACTATTATTTATTAATCAAAAAATCAGCAGTAGTAACCAACACAAGCATTTCTTCTTTTCGTGAAATCACCTATCAGTTTGTTGTTCACGACAGCAATAATCTCATTTACACGTATAAAAACTCACTGGAAGTGGAAAACATTGAATGGACAGCCATACTCGAAGTTACATTGGAAAATGAAAGCCCTGAACGAGCCATTACTTTTCTTGACACCCTGTCAAAAGTGTACATTCAAAACTCGCTTAAAACAAAAGTCAGAGTTAATGAAAATACAATACGAGATATAGACAGGCAGTTAAGCCAGATAATATTTATACTTGATTCAATCGAGAATATGATGGAAGATTACAAAGAATCAAAATCAATTCTTAACCTTACCAAAGAAGAATCAACGTATTATGAAAACCTGACCAAATTTGAAATTTCAAAACGAGGATTGGAGATGCAACTGAAAACAATTGCGTATCTGAAAAACTATATCACTTCAAATATGAATAAGGAGCTGCTTCCTCCCGCCTTATACATTGAAGCCACTGATGCTTACCTGAATAAGGCAATTGCAGAGTTATATAATTATCAGGTGCAGATAAACAGTTCTTTGTTTACCACCACAGAAAAAAGCACCGGAGTAAAAGAACTGGAATATAAAATTGAATTGCTTCGAAATGATATTCTGAAATACCTTGTTAATTCCGAAAAAGCGGCAAATGAAAAAATTGAATCAGTTGATGGCGAAATTGCTTATTACGAAGGAATGCTCAAAGGAGTTCCGCGCAATCAACGCCAGATATTAAACATTGACCGAAAACTTCAGGTGAATGAAAAAATGTATTTATACCTGTTGGAAAAGAGGGCAGAGACAGTCATTGCGCGTTCAGGAATAATTTCAGAGACCTCTGTGATTGAATCGGCTCATTCTATAGGAATTGTAAAACCAGATTTGAAAAAGATATATTATTCTTTTATGAGCGCGGGACTTTTACTAGCATTGGTCATTGCATTAATCAGGTCGTTCTTCTTCGTGAAAATTGAAAGTGCCGATGAGTTAAGAGAGCGAACCACCCTTGCCGTATTAGGAGAGGTTTTTCATTCAAAAGAAACAAAGGGTTCGTATTTAGTTGTTGATGCACAGCCGAGGTCGTTCATTACAGAATCTTTCCGCTCCATCAGGACCAACCTTGAATATCTGGTGCCTGATGCAAAATGCAAAACGATTTTGATTACTTCCAACCGCCCTAATGTTGGAAAAACCTTTTGTTCGGTCAATCTTGGCGCTATTCTGGCAAAGGGTGGAAAAAAGGTTTTGCTGATAGAACTGGATTTACATAAACCAAAAATCCATTCTGCATTTAATCTTTCATCAGAATATGGCATGAGTACATTGTTAATCGGAAAACATCCTCCAACAGACGCCATTTTAAAATCATCAATAGAAAATCTCGATATTGTTCTGTCAGGTCCAACTCCACCCAATGCCTCGGAACTAATACTAAGCAGCCATCTTGCCTCTTTTATGGAGTACGCAAAAGCAAATTATAATTACGTTATTATTGATACCCCGCCCATGGGAATTATTTCGGATGCTTTGTTGGTTATGAAATATTCAAATATTAATTTATTCGTTCTCAACACCAAGCTTGGACCGGAAGAAGGATTGAAATACGCTCATCATGTTATTGAAAATCATAAGGCTGTTGGTTTCAGTTTTGTACTGAATAATGTGCGGCAAAGGTTTTCAAGGTATTATTACAAGAGGTATAAATATGTTTACGGTTACAGTGCTCCTCAAGAAAGTTAA